The genomic segment ATTTCCTGGTGGCGCCGGAATCGATCACCGGCGAAGCGGGCAAGGTCAAAGCGATCGAGCTCATCCGCATGAAACTTGGTGAACCGGATGCGTCCGGCCGCGCCCGGCCCGTGCCCATTCCCGGATCCAAATTCACGCTCAAGGCCGATCATGTGATACTGGCGATCGGGCAGCAGCCGGCCTTTGACGGACTGGCAAAGGGGCTGATCCTGACCAAGTGGGGCACGATCCAGGCTGATGACAAGACGCAGGCAACCACTTGTCCTGGCGTATTCGCCGGCGGCGATGCCGTGACCGGAGCATCCACAGTCGTGTCCGCGTTCGGCGCGGGTAAACGGGCGGCCGAATCGATCGATCTTTTCCTGCGCGGCCTTGATCAATCAACAACACGGCATGAGATTGCGGCCAAATCGCCTGCCTGCTGGAGCTCGTCGGTGAAAAAAGCAGCTCGGGCGGTCCCCGATGAACTGCCGCCGCGTCAGCGCAGTCAGAATTTTGATGAAACCGTCCGTGTTTTGAGCGAGGAAGCGGCCCAGCAGGAAGCAGCGCGTTGCCTGGGCTGCGGCGCCCTGAGCGAGTGCCTTCCCGGAACCACGTACTGCGAGCGCAACAGCGGCCTCGAGCAGACAAGCCCGATCCTGGATCACGCCCGCCTTGTCATCCTGGAGGTCGATCCCGGCATCGCTGCCATGGTTGCCAGCATCCGCGTTCAGGACCAAGCGGTCGCGAAACCGATCGCGACCGTCATTCCACCGGCCAGCCACGATGATGTGATCCTCTGCCGGTGCGAACGCGTAACGGTCGGCGAGGTGCGCCGCTTCATCCGTCAGGGTGTCACGGACATGAATCAGTTAAAAGCCCTGCTCCATATCGGCATGGGCGCCTGCGGCAGTAAAACATGCGGACCGCTTATTCATGCGCTTTTCCGGCGCGAGGGCATAGCCAGGACGATGATAACGCCTTTCGTACCAAGGCCTCTGACCACTGAAGTCCCAATGGGATATTTTGCCGGCACTGGCAACCTTAACGTCAAGAAAGAGAAACCGTGAGTAAAACGACTTTCGATCTCATCATCATCGGCGCCGGATCGATCGGCGTGCCGACAGCGTTGAACGCACGGCGGCAGGGTCTGAGCGTGCTGGTTCTGGACCGGCTTGCCTCTCCTGGTCAGGGTGAGAACAAAAGCGCGATCGGCGGCATCCGTGCGACCCATTCAGATCCGGCAAAGATCCGCATCTGCCTTCGTTCACTGGAGGTCTTCCGCGAGTGGCATGATAAGGAAGGCAGCGATCTGGGATGGCAACAGGGCGGTTATCTCTTCCCCATTTACCGCGAGCCCGATGAAAAGACCATGAAATCCCTGCTCGAGATCCAGCACAACCACGGTCTTAACATCGACTGGATCAGCCCTGCGCAAGTCAAGGATCTCGTGCCCGGCATCAACGAAGAAGGACTCCGGGGCGGCACCTATTCGCCGGAAGACGGCAATCTATCACCGCTCCTGACAGTCAACGCTTTTTATTTCGCCGCGCTTGCCGGCGGGGTTGAATTCCATTTCCACGAAGCGGTTCGCAGCGTTGTCGTCGAAAACGAGCGTGTTACCCGGGTGATCACGGACACCAATAAATACGCCTGCAAGTTCGTGCTCAATGCCGCGGGCATCGGCGCCGTCGAGATCGGCCGCATGGTCGGCCTTGACCTTCCGATCTTCCCGGACTCACACGAAGCCGGCATTACCGAACCGGTCGCCCGGCTCTTTAACCCGCTGGTCGTGGACATCCGTCCTACCCCGGGCGGCAAGAACTGTTACTTCTATCATAATTCGGCCAACCGCATAGTCTTCTGCCTTACCCCTGATCCTCTGTACCCCGGCACCGACCACCGGTCCCATTCCAGTTTCCTGCCCATCGTCACCCGCAAGATGATCGATCTCCTGCCGCGGCTTTCCAATATCAGGATCAGGCGGGTATGGCGCGGCTGTTATCCTCAGACGCCGGACGGCATGCCCGTCGTGGGTGAGGCGCTGCAGGCGCGTGGTTATTTTTATGCGGTGGGGTTATGCGGCCAGGGCTTGATGCTGGGACCAGGCCTTGCTCAGGACCTGGTAAGTCTCATGTCAACGGGCAAACCGATCACCGAGGACGCTGCCTGGAGATCATTGAGTTTGCAGCGAAGTTTCAAGACCACCGAATCACTGAAATAATTTCTTCCCCTGCTGAAAAGCACTGCCGGATCAAAATCCGATCGATCAACTGAAGTATTGGACTGCGTTTGAGAAAATATGGAACCCGTCACCCAGCCGGTCGGTCTTTTGACGGGTGTGGTTGGGGTGCTGCAGATAAGAAATATGGCGCTCGGGATGGGGCATAAGCCCGAGGATCCTCCCCGAAGTGTCCGTGATGCCGGCGATATCCAGCATTGAGCCATTGGGGTTGTCGGGATAGCCGGCCGGTTCTCCGTTTTCGGCCACATACTGTAAAACGATATGGTCACGGATCCGTTTCAGCATTGCCTTGTTCCTGACCACGAATTTGCCTTCGGCATGCGCCACGGGCATGGTGATGATCGGCTTGAGGTCCTTCGTGAACACGCATTTATTCTTCAAGACCCGCATGTGTACCCACCGGTCTTCGAAGCGTTCCGAATCATTGGTTATGAGACTGACGCGCTGGGGTTCAAAATAGTGCTTGAACGCGGGCAGGATCCCGCATTTCACCAAAAGCTGGAAACCATTGCATATGCCCAGGATCAAGTTACCCCGTTCGATAAATGTCAGGACCTTGTCACGGAGCTTGCATTTTATCTCATTGGCAAGTATTTTGCCCGCCGAAATATCATCCCCATACGTAAACCCGCCGGGGAAAACCAGTATCTGGTAGTTCCGGATCGACCGTGTCTTGACCTCATCGATGTACATGCGCCTGGTCAGAGCGCCGGCCGCGGCAAACGCATGCTCGGTCTCAAGATCGCAATTCGTGCCGGCGGCCCGTACGATCAAAACGTTTGGTTTCATTCTTTAAGGGATACCCGGATCGTTCTCTTTTCGATACTGATGCTGACTTTGTTTTCCCGGGCCAGCCAGCCCAATCCCAGGTAGAACAGGTTGACCGGCAACCCGGTTTTGCGCTGCAGTTTGGTGATCACCATGTCGCCTTCCGCCCGCAGCTTTTTCCAAATATCACCGGCAGCATTGCCGATTTTAACTATCATCAAACCTCCTCTTAAGTCCTGGCCGGAATTAAATAGCAATCAAGATGCTCTTTATCTTTATTTTTCTTCATCCGCCCTTAATGTGCAATAATGTTTGAGAGAAAGCGAGTAATTAAAAAGACCTTAACTGAGATCGAATTCCATGCCCTCGCGCGCCGCTTCGATCTTCAGCTGAGGATAGGCACGGCTGCAAGTCGCTACAATATCATCGATGAATTCATCGTTGCTGAACGGGTCATGGTGAGTGAAGACCACATGCTTGACGCTGCTTTCCTGAGCCAGCTGCATGACCTGCGAAAAGGTCGAATGTCCCCATCCGATCTTGGTCTTGTAGATCTCGTCGGTGTACTGGGCGTCATGGATAAGGACATCGGCCTTCTTGACGAAATCCGCGAATTTCCTGAACCGACCCTTGATGTTCCCGTGCATGATCTCGTTGTCCGTAAGGAACACCAGGCATTTACCGTTCTCCGTGAACTTCAAGCCCTTCGTGAAATTCGGATGGTTATTGGTGATCGTCTCGACCAGCAGAGAACCGACCCGCACTTTGTTTTTCAGCTGCTTGAAATCAAACCGGGCTGGCATGTCGCTGATCGATATGGTCGGGAAATACGGGCGCGTCATCTGATAGGACAGCGCTTTTCTCACGTCCGCTTCCATGGATGGGCCGTAAATGAAAAGCGTTGTGTTCTTGAAATAAGCCGGTCCGAAAAAAGGGAACCCCTGGATATGGTCCCAGTGATAATGAGTGAACAGCAATATTATCTCCTGCTTTTTGTTTTTTATCAACTGTCCGCCGACTTCGCGGATACCGCTGCCCGCATCGATGACGACCGGGTCACCGGCATCGTTCTCTACGTAAAGACAGGTCGTGTTGCCACCGTACTTTACATAACCGCGACCGGATACCGGGATCGAACCGCGGGCGCCGTAGAGTTTCACTCTCATTTATTGGTGTCCTTGGTTTTTTGCGACATGCGGCAGTTGCCTTCGAAAAACACTCCGTTCTGGATGACCAGGCCTTTGCACACCACATCGCCCAGCATCTCGGCGCCGGATTGGAATTCAAGCATGTCCTGGGCTTCGATATTGCCTTCGATCTTACCGCCGACGATCGCCGCCTTGCAGCTGATATTGCCCTTCACAAGCGCGCCACGGCCGATGATCGCGCCTTCCTTCACGACCAGGTTCCCTTCGATCGAACCATCAATCTTAACCGAACCGCTGGATCTGAAATCACCGTTTATGGTCGTGTCCTTGCCGACCACGCTGTCGATCTTGCCTTCAATATCCATATATCCGTCCTCCTTCGAGACCCACTGAATTGTTATTATAGTTAAAAAGCGTTTTCTGTCAAGTCAAAAGTGCTGTCTTTCCCGGTCCTTATTTTATCTTGCCAGCACCGCTTCTCCGGTGACAGAGCCCGAGTTGGTCTCGACCCTGATAAAATAGACACCCTCAGGCACCCTGGCGCCCAGATCATCCCTGCCGTCCCAGGTAATGGTCGCAGGTAGTAAGGAGCAGGCAGTAGGTAGAGAAAACGTTTTTACCAGGCGACCTGCCGCATCAAAGATTTTGATGTAGGGCAAACCTTCGGGTTTGCTTTTTTGTGCAAGGCTAAAGCCCCGCTGTGCGGGATCATGACCTTGCCCTGCAGGACTGCTTACTACATACTTAATCACTATCTGTCCAGAGAACGGATTCGGGCTTACCGACATCTGCCCGGTCCGGGCCAGCTGGTCGAATTTCTGCTGTTCCTCTGCTCCGGTCGTGTTTATAAGCACGTCGCACTGCACCGTGTCGCCCAGCAGGACGATGTTGCGCACGATGACATTGGTCGCGGTGCCATTGTTGTCACGGCTTGAGGGGTAGCTGTAGGTGTCGAACAGCACGTTACCGCTGTCACCGGGATAGGGATCACCAGAGTCACCGAGTTCGTGCCAATAATAATGCGGGTCAGGCCGGTATCCAAAACCGTTGTCCAGATCATCGCAGCCGTCGGCTTCTTCAATGTCGAGAATATCATCATAAGAACCATACCGCGGGTCAATGTGCCACAGCAAAAGCCCGCGTCCCGGCAGCGGTGTGTCAAATCCCTTGTTCTGCCGGTTCTCCAGGATGAAAAAAGTATCATTGACCGCGCCGTTGCGCCATACGCGGTAAGCGGCGGCATGGGTCTCCAGGTCAAGGATCTTCAGGCCAAAGGTGTTGCTGGTAATGGGCGTGATCGTGAGCCAGTTGACCTCGCTCTTTGACCATGCTTCGCAGTGCGATGGGCTCCACGGCGTATTGCCGCCGGCGCCCCATGCGCCATAACCCATCAGTCCCCAGTATCCGATCCCCCAGGTATTGCGCGAACCGTCATAACAGTCGGGCAGGCCGATCACGTGCCCGAGCTCGTGGCACATCACGGCGATGCAGCACAGGGTGGTATCCAGGCTGGCCGTCACCAGATTGATCTCGGGGACGTTCGTCGCGCCGTCAATGATAACGCCGTCGTTGGTCGAATAACTGAACCAGGGAATGGCGTGAGACCAGCAGTGATTGATATTTCCGGTGTCTTCCCCGCCCGGTCCCGCGTGCACCACGAACACGCCGTCGATGTGACCGTCATTATTGATGTCATACTGGGAAAAATCAACCGTGGCGTCCACCAGGGCGACCGCGTCCGACGCCAGCTCATAGCCGGTACTCAGCATATAGTAGCCGTCGTAGTAATAGCTGTAGGGGTGGCTTGACATGTGCCAGCGGTTCCCGGCGATGCCGCCCGTCACATTGCACGTATTGTACGAATTTTCGAGGAAAAAATCATTCAGGCTGCCGGCTCGGTATTGCCCGTTGTAAATGCCCGTGGAATAGAACATGCTATCAAACCGCGCGGGCCGGCGGTCGACCGTATCGGCCCGGTTATCGGTGAACTGCACGAGAATAGCCACGGTCTCGACCGTGTAGTCTCTGAGATTCTTGGCATGCGCGCGCGCCGGTCCGACTATGCACGATGCCGGACCGCGCTGGCCCGGTTTCGGCGGCATGGCGACAACCAGCGAAACAGCGGCCATCAGGATCAAACAGCGATTGAATATTTTCATAAAGTCTCCTTTCTTAAAACAGTAGCTGCGTTTTACTGACAAGGATAGCCATTTATTCACGCATTGTCAACACTGCGCTGGGGTCGCGTTATCTTTAGCCTTAAGTCCTGAGAGCATGCTCAAAGCAGACCTTGACAAACAGCGATATGTCAATATAATCGCTATGTTATCCTATAAAAGGGTAACAAATATTTAAACTGAACGGGTGATCAATTTTTGGTCCGCGGTTGTGTATATTCAACAGCCAGGCGGTAAACGCCTCTGGGAAAACTGTAGCTTCTGACCTCCCTGTCATTTTCCCGGATCGCGGAATATGGGCAGGTGCCTCCTTGCCTGCCCATATTCCACTGCCGTTTTGGACCGCGCGCATGTGGGGGCATTTTGGTTGTTGACAAAAAGTTAATTCATGATATACTTAAATGTTATCCTGCAAACGAGTAACATTGCAGGAAAAATATTACGCGTTTAGAAAGGAGGAGTAGATTAATTTAAAGATGGTTATTTTTGCGATGAAAGGAGGAGGATAATATGCAGAAAACAACATTCATGTGCGCGATTCTCTTGGCTTTCAGTTATTCCAGCGTGCTTTTGACCAACGGCAATTTTGAACAGGACCTTACGGTCGGCTGGACCGCGGTCAGTTCCTGGGCGTACGATTCGATCAATCGCGGCGCGACCTACGAATCAGATCCCGACTATGAGGTCCTTGTGCTCAAGGATTCGATTTACTGCGGCGGCATGACGAAACTAGACCAGACCGTTGATATCCCGACGACCGACCTGACCTTTTCGGTCAAGGCGATGTTCCATGCGTATGAGAACATGGCCGATGAGCTGTTATGGGCGGGCGCGGCCGTTGATATCAATTATCTGGACGCAGCCGGGACCGTGCTGGGCAAAACGCGAATCAACCGCATGACCGACCACTGTCCGTGGACGAGTTCGTCGACCCTGCATTTGATCAACGCTGTCAATGAGAACTGGAACACATATTCTTTCAACATAAGCGCCGAGCTCGCCAACCTGCCGGGCGTCAGCCCCACGCAGGTCAAGAAGATCTCGGTCGTTTGCTTTGACTCAACCAACCATTCGTGCTGAACGGCCCGTGAAGTGGCGAAGGTCTTCGCCGACGGTTTTGTGCTTAACTATGCGGGCACGCAAAAATATCTCACGCTGAAAAAAACACGGGTCGATGATGCATCGGGCAACAACAACGGTATAATGGATCCTGGTGAGACCGTCAACCTGACGGCGTTCCTCAAAAATATCGGGGGCACTGCTTTCACGAACCTGGCGACTACGCTGTCGGAAACCTCTCCTTATATAACGGTCACGCACAACCACGGCAGTTTCGGCGCCCTGGCCGTCGATTCGACGAAGGAGAACTCCGGCGATCCATATATTCTGCAGGTCGCGTCCGGCGCGCCCATGGGCACTCCGGTCAATTTCCGGATCATCGCGACCGAGACAGGATTTGCCGACACCTTTGATATTATACTGCCGATCGGTAAGTACCATTACTACGTCTGGAACCCGGACCCCACGCCTTCATCCGGAGTGATCATAGACAGTCTTTTGAAGGTCCTGGGATACAGCGGCACGATAAACACGTCGCTGCCTGCCCTGCGCGGCACGCTTGACATGTACCTGGCTGTGTTCGTTTGCGCTGGGATCTATCCCAACAATAAGGTGATCGGCGCTACCAGCGCTGATGCCACGACATTGGTGGATTATCTGAGCGCGAGTGGCAGGATGTATATCGAAGGCGGCGATATTTGGTACTATGATCCGATGGTCGGCGGTTATAATTTCTGCTCGCTGTTCGGCCTGAACGCGGACGCTGACGGCACGAGCGACCTGGGACCCTTGGCCGGCCAAGCCGGTACCTTTACCAGGAACATGAGCTTTGACTACACCGGTGAGAACAGTTTCATGGATCATATCAGTCCCGCCGCCGCCGGTTCTTTCCTTATCTTCACTGACACGGACAGCGCCACCTATAACTGCGGGGTCGCGCAGAACAGCGGGCTTTACCGCACCGTGGCAACTTCCTTCGAGCTGGGCGGTTTAGTGGACGGCGCGGGCAATTATAACCTGCGCAAGACACTGGTCGATTCCATCATGAAATTCTTCGGCGCGGAGATCATTGGCATTGATGAAAGTTATACCAATACCGGCGCATCTGACAAGCCGCTCCTATCGGTCGCGCCGAATCCGTTCCGCGGTAAAACGACTATACACTATGCACTAAGCAGTATGCACCATGCAGTGCCTGCTATCCGTATCTACGACGCGGCCGGCCGCTGTGTAAAGATCTTTTCACTATCTGCTGCTTGCTCCTTACTGCCTGCTGCCGTAATCTGGAACGGCACTGACGATCTGGGACGCTCAGTCTCCCCTGGTATCTACTTTATTAGGCTCGATACTCCTTCGCCGGGCGCCCGGGCAGAAAAGGTCATATTGCTGCCGTAGCAATCATTGTGCCGCATAAAAGGCGGGGCTTTTGCCCCGCCTTTTTGTTATTGATTTTTGACCCGTTTTGTGGTATAGTCTGGCGTCGTAGGGAAGAAAGTAAGCAAAAGGAGCAGCCATGTCAAACAACCCTGTCGTCTTCTGGGAATTGGCATCGCATGATGCCGAGAAGTCGGTAAAATTTTTTAGAAATGTCTTCAACTGGAACCTTAAGTACTATGACAAGGTCGGCATTTACGAGATCGCGGCGGACGACCCCCAGGCCTTCAGCGGCGGCGGTATTTTCACGCTCAAGAAAGCGCGGCTGCCGTTCCTGACCATCTATATCAAGGTGACGAACATCGAAGAGATGGCGCGTCGCATCCAGCAGTTCGGCGGCCAGATCATCGAACCCGTGCACGAGATACCCGGCGGCGCCCGTATTTGCCTTTTCAATGAGCCGTCTGGCGTGACCTTTGCCGTGATCCAGCATCCGGGAGGATAACTCCGGACCATTGACACCTCAATATTATCGTCGTATAATATATCATCAATATCGGTATTTAAAGGAGGCGTTATGATCACAATATTATTTCTGCTGGCATTCAATTCTACCCTTTTTATTACCGGAAAGGTCACGCCGGAACTGGCGCGCGTGCTGGATCAAAACCCGGCGAGTGCGAAAATCTCCGTCATCGTCCACATGGGAGAACAATACCCGGACCTTAGCACGACAAATAAACCTGTGAGCGAACGAGCCCGGATCTTAAAGCAGATCGCCGCGACCAGCCAGGCGCCTTTGATCACCTATCTATCGCAATGCGATGACAAGGTTTCCGATATCAAGCGGTTTTGGATATTCAATGGTTTTCACATGAAGGCGACAGCGCGCGTCATCGAAGAGCTGGCCGGTCGCGATGACGTGTGGTTCATCTCCCCTGATGCCGCGATCCAACTCCCGGCGGACGAAAAAACAAGCGGCAGCGGCGCAGTCGAGGCGATCGAATGGAACATCTTGAAGGTCATGGCCGATTCATGCTGGGTCGCGGGGTTCACGGGCGACAGTGTCCTCATTGGGCACTTAGACACCGGCGTAGATTTTACGCATCCTGCCCTTGCCGGAAAATTCAGCGGCTGGTGGCGCGACTTCATCAATGGTCTGCCTGATCCCTATGATGACCAGGGACACGGCACGTATGTGGCCGGTGTATTGTGCGGTGGTGATGGTCTTGGCCCATTTACCGACGATATCGGCGTTGCACCAGGAGCACAACTGGTCGTGGCAAAGATCTTTGATGCAGGCGGTGGCGGCTCGTATGAAGACATTGACAGTGGCATGCAGTGGCTCGCCGACCTGAAAGCCGACTCGGGCGTGAATATCCGCGCGGTTACTAACTCATGGGGAACGATGACCGCTACCGAGCTTCACTGGTGGACTTTCTGCGCGGCCTGGAAATCCCTGGAGATGCTGCCGGTTTTCGCAGTGGGTGGATATGGTCCGGGAGCCGGCACAGCCGGTGTTCCGGCCAATTATCCTCTATGCCTTGGCGTCGGCTCGACCGATAACAGCGACAATATCGCCAGTTTTTCCAGCCGCGGTCCGGCGCCCGACATGGACCCCTGGAATGACATGCTCAACTGGTACCGCCCTGATTGGAATTTGATCAAACCCGACATTTCCGCGCCGGGCATTAACATCCGCACATGCGGTCCGGGCGGCGGCTATTTAGTATTGAGTGGAACCTCATTTTCCACTCCCCACGTGGCCGGCGCTGCCGCGATCCTCTGCGAGGTAAACCCCGCGATCAGCATCACGCATCTCTACAATTGCCTGCTCGACAACGCCGACCATCCGTCACAGGGTGCGCCCTATCCGAACAACAACTACGGTTGGGGCCGGTTGAATGTCTGGAACGCGTTCCAGGCGATCAATAGCATCCAGGAGAAACCGGCGGCGGTCGCAGACACCCGCGGCACTGTTCTGGTATATCCCAGCCCGGCGCGCAGCGAGCTGTTCATCAAGGCCCCGGCAACATCGCGCATCACCGGTATTTACAGCGCGGGTGGTTTTCTGATAAAGGATATCCGGACGAGACGCGACAGGATCCGTCTCGACGGTCTGCCTGCAGGTATATACTTTTTGAAATTTGAAAATGAACAGGACCGCGCGGTATTTAAAAAGATCACGGTCATAAAATAGTTTTTAAGGGATAATTCAAATGTTCTGAGGCGATGACGCTTTCTTGCATTCGTTGAGTATTTTGCCCACGACCAGATCCAGGTTTTTGCCCGCAGCATCCGGTTTCGTGATACCCTTGGAAGCCATTTCATCAATGATCTTCTGTGCTTCTTTCTTGGTCTCGAAGTTTAAAACCGGTGCGCCGGTAACCTGCATGCACAGTTCCAGGGCGTCCGCGGTCCTGCCTTCCTGGCAATAGGCCCTGGCCATGGTCAGGAGAAGATCATAGACTATTGGTTTATGGTCCTTATAAAAAGAGATCTCCAGGGCCTCCCCGACATAAACTTTCGCCTTCTGAAGATCCCCTTGTTTTAATGCAATGACCGCCATCTCGTTGCGGCCCATTTCTATCAGCCACGCATCACCGATCTCCAGAGCCATGCCCAGCGATTCTTCCTGTAGTTCCCGGGCGCGCTCAAGGTCGCTGGTCCGCTCAGCGACTGCCGCCAGATTCGAGAGGCCGGCGGCAATTCCTGATTTGTAGCCGATTTTCTTTTCAATGCTCAGGGCTTCTTCAAAAACCGCGCGCGCTTTGTCATAGTTGGCGTGACACATCTCAATGATACCAATGTTGCCGAGTGCCGCCGCCACACCCCGGATATTGCCCATTTCCTTAAAGAGCACCAGGCATTCTTCATAGTATTTTTTTGCCTGGTCATAATCGCCCTGCAGCGCAAAAATATTTGCGACGTTGTTCATCGCACGACCGATACCCATTTTGTTGTTCAGCCGCCGGCTTACCTCCAGGCTTTCCAGGTAATGGCGCTTTGCCGATTCATAATCGCCGGCTCCATGAGCGGTCATACCGAGGACGTTGAGCGTCATCGCGATCCCATACTCGTTTTTCAGGGACTGCCAAAGGGACAGGCCCTGGGTTGCCAGCTGCGTCGATTTTTCGTATTCACCCAAAGATTCGCAGATATACGCCATACGGTCAAGCCCGGTAGCGGTGCCAAAGGTATCGTTCAATTCACGGCAGAAACTCATGCTTTCTTCATAGCATTTTCTTGCTTCCTCGATGCGTCCGGCGTACCTTATGGCATCACCAAGATCGATCAGGGTCCGGGCGGTCTCCAGGGGGAGCTTCAGTGTTCTGAAGATACGCAGGCTTTTTTCCAGGACCAGCGACGCCGCGTTCATATTACCGGTATGCATCATCAGCGCTCCCTGTTCGCGCAATAAGCGGCCGTACATTTGAGTGTCCTGGTGCCGGACCAGCTTTTCGACCGCGTACAGCACGACCTCGATCCCTTCCTTGTGAAAACCCTGTTTCCGGTAGAAAATGAACAGGTTCGGGATCGCGTCGCGCACCAGTTCCTCCTTATCGTGGTCAACACCCCATTTCCAGGCCGCTCGAATGTTCTCGATATCCATGGCGATGGCTTGCTCCTGCGGGACCGTGATGTCGCCGTGCACGCTTTTGTTCATCAGGGCGACGGAACCAAGATAGTATTCGCAGTGAGCGCTATTCATGCGCGTCAGCTCCTTCGACTGCTCGGTGAGCCGCTCCAGCGTGTAATTCCTGATGGTCTTGAGCAGCTCGTAACGGCCTTTTTCGGTCTTCCGCAACAATGATTTGTCTACGAGCGAAGCCAGCGTGCCCAGTGAAGCGACGGCGATCTTCTCGGCGGCCGCGCGCGTAAAATCGCGCTGGAACACCGACAGCCGCATGAGCGTATCCCTTTCCTGCTCAGTCAACAGGTTCCAGGAATAATCGAAGATGGCGCGCAGGCTGCGGTGTCGTTCCGGCATGTCGCGCTGGCTGGTAGCGAGAAAATCCATGTTCTTCTCAATTTCCTGCAGTATTTCCTTGACCGAAAGACAGCGGATCCAGGCGGCCGCCAGTTCGATCCCGAGCGGCAACCCGCCCACGAGCTGGCAGATGCGCGCGACGTAAGCGCTGTCCTCGTCGGTCAGCCGGTAGGAATGCTGGACGCGCTGCGCGTTATAAACAAAAAGCTGGACCAGGCTATATGTCTCGATTTTCTGCTGGCCGCTTTCCGGCACCGGCATTCCGGAAAGGTTCACCATCCATTCGCCGCGCAGGTTGAGGAGCTCGCGCGAAGTCGTGATTATCTTCACGCGCGGCGCTCCGGCCAGTATCTGTCCCACCAGTTCCGTCCCCTCCATGACGTGCTCAAAATTATCCAGGATCAACAGCATTTCCTTTTCGCGCAAGAAATTCAACAACTGGACCTTTTCGTCCTCGCGGCTGTAGAACGAGAATCGGGTGGCGCTGGCGATCGCCGAAATGAGCGCCGGGATCGTGGTCAACGGGGCCAGCGGCACAAAGAAAACACCGTTGCTGAACCGCTCGATCTGATCGGCGGCCGCCTGCAGGACAAGCCTGGTCTTTCCCATGCCCCCGGGGCCAACGATCGAAATAAGCCGCTTCGCCGGGTCGGTGAGCAGCTCGCAGATCTTATCAAGTTCTTCCTCACGGCCAAAAAAGGGCGTGCTCTGCTGCGGCAGGTTATGGGGATGCGCGGAAAGAGAACGGAGTTCGGGGAAATCATGCTGGCTTAAATCGCCGTGGTCAAGCTGGAATATCTGCTGCGGTTCGCCCAGATCCTTGAGCATATGCATTCCCAGATTCTTCAGCTGGGCCTGGGCCGGCAAGGCTGTAACGTGGGTGACATCGGGCGTCAGGACGATCTGCCCGCCCCAGGCCGCGGCCATCACCCGCGCTGTTTTGTTGACCGCAGGCCCGAAATAATCATTGCCGACCT from the bacterium genome contains:
- a CDS encoding MBL fold metallo-hydrolase: MRVKLYGARGSIPVSGRGYVKYGGNTTCLYVENDAGDPVVIDAGSGIREVGGQLIKNKKQEIILLFTHYHWDHIQGFPFFGPAYFKNTTLFIYGPSMEADVRKALSYQMTRPYFPTISISDMPARFDFKQLKNKVRVGSLLVETITNNHPNFTKGLKFTENGKCLVFLTDNEIMHGNIKGRFRKFADFVKKADVLIHDAQYTDEIYKTKIGWGHSTFSQVMQLAQESSVKHVVFTHHDPFSNDEFIDDIVATCSRAYPQLKIEAAREGMEFDLS
- a CDS encoding M6 family metalloprotease domain-containing protein encodes the protein MKIFNRCLILMAAVSLVVAMPPKPGQRGPASCIVGPARAHAKNLRDYTVETVAILVQFTDNRADTVDRRPARFDSMFYSTGIYNGQYRAGSLNDFFLENSYNTCNVTGGIAGNRWHMSSHPYSYYYDGYYMLSTGYELASDAVALVDATVDFSQYDINNDGHIDGVFVVHAGPGGEDTGNINHCWSHAIPWFSYSTNDGVIIDGATNVPEINLVTASLDTTLCCIAVMCHELGHVIGLPDCYDGSRNTWGIGYWGLMGYGAWGAGGNTPWSPSHCEAWSKSEVNWLTITPITSNTFGLKILDLETHAAAYRVWRNGAVNDTFFILENRQNKGFDTPLPGRGLLLWHIDPRYGSYDDILDIEEADGCDDLDNGFGYRPDPHYYWHELGDSGDPYPGDSGNVLFDTYSYPSSRDNNGTATNVIVRNIVLLGDTVQCDVLINTTGAEEQQKFDQLARTGQMSVSPNPFSGQIVIKYVVSSPAGQGHDPAQRGFSLAQKSKPEGLPYIKIFDAAGRLVKTFSLPTACSLLPATITWDGRDDLGARVPEGVYFIRVETNSGSVTGEAVLAR
- the purQ gene encoding phosphoribosylformylglycinamidine synthase I — translated: MKPNVLIVRAAGTNCDLETEHAFAAAGALTRRMYIDEVKTRSIRNYQILVFPGGFTYGDDISAGKILANEIKCKLRDKVLTFIERGNLILGICNGFQLLVKCGILPAFKHYFEPQRVSLITNDSERFEDRWVHMRVLKNKCVFTKDLKPIITMPVAHAEGKFVVRNKAMLKRIRDHIVLQYVAENGEPAGYPDNPNGSMLDIAGITDTSGRILGLMPHPERHISYLQHPNHTRQKTDRLGDGFHIFSNAVQYFS
- a CDS encoding winged helix-turn-helix domain-containing protein gives rise to the protein MIVKIGNAAGDIWKKLRAEGDMVITKLQRKTGLPVNLFYLGLGWLARENKVSISIEKRTIRVSLKE
- a CDS encoding FAD-binding oxidoreductase → MSKTTFDLIIIGAGSIGVPTALNARRQGLSVLVLDRLASPGQGENKSAIGGIRATHSDPAKIRICLRSLEVFREWHDKEGSDLGWQQGGYLFPIYREPDEKTMKSLLEIQHNHGLNIDWISPAQVKDLVPGINEEGLRGGTYSPEDGNLSPLLTVNAFYFAALAGGVEFHFHEAVRSVVVENERVTRVITDTNKYACKFVLNAAGIGAVEIGRMVGLDLPIFPDSHEAGITEPVARLFNPLVVDIRPTPGGKNCYFYHNSANRIVFCLTPDPLYPGTDHRSHSSFLPIVTRKMIDLLPRLSNIRIRRVWRGCYPQTPDGMPVVGEALQARGYFYAVGLCGQGLMLGPGLAQDLVSLMSTGKPITEDAAWRSLSLQRSFKTTESLK
- a CDS encoding polymer-forming cytoskeletal protein, with protein sequence MDIEGKIDSVVGKDTTINGDFRSSGSVKIDGSIEGNLVVKEGAIIGRGALVKGNISCKAAIVGGKIEGNIEAQDMLEFQSGAEMLGDVVCKGLVIQNGVFFEGNCRMSQKTKDTNK